The DNA region TGGCAGCAGCTCAGCTCTGCGTGAAAGCAGATAAGTGTGGGCTCAGGCTGGGTACACAGACCGCACTGTTCTGCATGGCTCCGCGTTTGGACCAGGAGCTTCTCATCCCTGCCCCTGTTCCGTAACTCGTTCCCTCCCACCCAGCCACACAAAAACTCCTTTCATCCCGTGAAAGAGAGATGGGTCCTTGGTGATATTCTCCTGTGAACTGCAGCTGTGGTTTCCTGGCCCCAGGTTGTGGCACAAACTGGAGTTTAGGGATAAAGTCAGAAAAGTGGTAATTATTCTTGGGATATTGCCGTTGGTAAAAGCAAAAAAGCAGGTACACGGTCCTGGGGAGACACTGATGTTGAGATAAACATTATTGATAATGGAGGCACCGTAAAGAGAAACTGCAGGTTAAAGCGATCAGGTTTGCCTTTTAGCTGCTGCTGGAAGAAGcaatggagagagagggaagggctcAATCCAGGAGAGCAAGAGAAGGGAATAAAATAGAGCTAGagatctttggggaaaaaatattccCAAGGCACAGAGAAAAACCTTTATGCATGAAACTGGAATCTGGCCTACAGCATGATTTTAAAAGGTACCAGGGAATAAAAAGAGGGTAAGGTAATTCAGATGactggagaaggagaaggagaaggggaggaggaaggccaggcagagagaagaggaggaagtcaTGTGAGGATTTCCCCAAACACCAAGGGTTGCAAACTGACAACCAGTAGCCAAAATCAGTGTcagactatttaaaaataatttgagccaacctttttttttttaatcaggagaTGCTACCCAAAGAAAAttagatttctggcttctcttaaaaaaagaaaatcagaaaatctggCAACACTGGGTCTGTGTACAGCCTCGAAGAAAATCTGCTGGGCTGGACTCCTGCAACTTCAGCTGGCACATGGGCTCCCAGCCCCCCAGGACCCACTGcccacacccctgccccccaggaaGTCTCTGTATCTCCTGATTTTCTTCACTCTTTACGGTGCCTGTCTGACCCCTGCAGGCGTGTAAAGGCTCAGTGCTGCCCACACTGCCCTAATTTACCAGCAAAGGGAAAACCCCGACCCTAACCCCCAGCTCAGCAGAGAAGGTGGGGACCAACACTGAATGCAGCTCTCATCCCCTGACGCTGGGAGAGACGGTTCAGTTGAGAACGAATGCCTTGCAGCCTAGACCTCAGACCAGGATGGGCCTGACACCCGATGGAGATCTGTAGTCAGCTCTGGAGGGTTCAGTTAGGCTGTGCTGACAGAGGAGGTGGAGGACACCCCATGCAGATGACAACGCAAGGAGAGTTTATACCTACAGTGTTGAATGGCATTTCAGGATTCGCGCATGATTGGGATTCTGGGAATATATTTCAACCAAAATTAGAAGCTACTCTTTGAGGATCATGTTAAAGAGAGTCTGAGAAACTTGCCTATCCTGAACCCTCAGTGCCACGTAAACACGGGTTAGAATCCTGTCTCTTCTATTTActcgctgtgtgactttgggcaagttattgaacctctctgagcctcagtttcctcatctaaaatgtACCTATATAATCATACAGAGCTACTGTGAAAATTAGGAATAATGTATTTTGGATGCCGTAACAGTGGCCAGACGCTTGGTAACAACTTGGTAACTATTAtctataattattactattttgcTTGTCcacttttctaattatttattttgtgatgCCTGAAGGCAAATTTGGTATGTGGGAAATTTTAACTCCGTTGCTTAGGAACTCTGGTAGGAATTTTAAAACAGGTTTCATGAAGAGTCAGAAGTGAGATGTTGATGTGACGGGAAATGTGTCACATTGTGGTAGAAAACTGGGGTCTCCCTCCCACTTCTGCCTCTAGTCTAGGACAGTCTCGGCCAGCCCAGTAGCCTCCTTGGATtttcgtttcctcatctgtggaaaCCAGCCGTCCAGGTGTTGCTCATCTAGAGCTGTGCCGTTCAGTAGCTAGACACCAGCCACgtgtgactatttaaatttaaatgaattaaaactaaataaagttaaaaattcaaCTCCTCAGTTGCACCAGCCCTCCGTGCTCAATTGTCACATCAGGCTAGTGCTGACCATGTTAGACAGCCCAGATACAGAACGTTTCCATCACCGCTGAAAGTGCTATCAGACTGTCCTGAATTCTAGAGATTGCTACGCAGTGCCTCGTCCTCAGATGACCAGCATCAGGACCGCCTGGGACTTGTTAGGAACGCAGACTCTCAGGTGCCAGTCTAGACCTTTGaaatcaaaatctgcattttgaCAAGACTCCCCCAGTGATAACATCCTCAAGTTTAAGAAGCTCTGACCTATAATATTTCTTCCAGctctaaaagtaaaatttaagaaTCTGGGTATCTGCCTGAAAAAGTCTTTGAGAAAGGAATAAGTAACGAGCTTGTCCAAATCCTGATTCCCTGAtttttctaaaaggaaagaaCTGGGGCCGTCTGGAGAAAGAAAGACCAGCAGAATGACTGCACCTCTGCAGGAGCGAGAGGATAGAAATCAACAGACATCTAAAGGCAACGTGTCAAACATTAGTGCTGGGAAGGCGGTGCAATCCAGCTCCTGCCTCTGAGCCCCTCATCGTTGGGACATTGAAGCTTTGCCTAAAGAGCCTCAGAGAAGGGACGTTCTCAATTTGCTGTGGCagcaaagaaacaagaagaaacgGGTTGCATTTCCTAGGCACCTTATCTCCAGGGCATCTTAACGTGCTTGCCAAAGCTTCCCTCCTTAAACCTCACCAGGAAGGAGCTCAGGCAGGTCTTTTATTCAAGTAGGGAAAATGAGGAACAGAGATTGGTGAAGAAATCAAGGCCACATTCAACAGTGAGAGGAAGGGCAGACTGGAACACCAGCCCTGAGCTTGTGGTCCAAACGCGCCTCTGTGGCTTGAGCTATAAAATAGGAGAGAAGGCATTTGGTCCTCTTGCTGCAGAAAGTTTTGATGTCTTTTGGTGACATGCTGTTTTCAGCACAAAAACAAAGGGGAATAATATTAGATCTGTTGCTTGTTAAGAAAACATGTGCCTCTTACAAGACAAAATTGCAGTAATATATCTTATTTAATTGTTATTAGATTTTATTGCCGAAGGctaaaattttaatgtatccATAAATCTGTTTCCCActtgcagagaaatctctttatAAAGAACACACTGTACAAGGATGAAGGCAAGAGGAGGGAAAAATGAATCTAAAATatgcattattaattttttagacAGCAAGCAACATGGTACCTCATAAaggatattagaaaaaaataaaacagctggGATTTTTGATTTGCTGTAGAGAAAAATCTGCTGATTTGAGAAACATTCTTACAGGGTAAACTATTTTGATGCAAAAAAATGAGCAGATAGAAATGGATTTGTGATATACAAATCAGCTCTTAAACAGTCACTGGCAGAAAGTGTGATGTGTTTCCAGCAGATACAGTGAGCTGAGCATCCTGTCACATAACCCAGAGCCGTGGAATCTGGGCGTGGCTCAGGGGGCAGGGAGACCTGGTCTGAATTCTGCTGTGCCACCTACTCTCCGTGTGATCGCTGACACATTTCAGCAAGCACTCTAAGCCTCGGCGTCCACTGTGTGAAAAGCAACCTCCAGAGGCTTTCGGGAGGATGCAGAGAGATGCTATATATAAAGTGCTCCTAGGACATAATAGACAATTATTATCTATTAGTGTACCAATTACTCAGATAACGGTTTGGGGTCAAATCCACAGCCATACCGAAGAAAGCAAATGGGGACACACCTAGGAGGAGAGGCAGCACCTCCCAATTTGCTGTGGTGCTGGGCGTCCTGCCCACTGTCCGCCTGCTCACGGCTGACTGATCAAGTCCTCCGACCCAGGCAATGAAGCAGGGCTGACTCGCACTGGCAAGGCTGGGGACAGTTCAGGAGCACAGGGGCTATCAGTGAtttctggggctcagagagggatAGGAGTGGAGTTGGTGCACAGGAGTACTGCCAACCTCCAGTTCTGAAAGGAAGCAAGCTTGCAGGAAAAAAGAACTCTGTTCTTTTGCTGGTCCCCACTctaatgtccatttcttccaatttCCTTTCCTCCAGATGGAGTAAGACCGCCTTCTTAGGGAGGATCTCAAATCTTCTATAAGGCCAGTCCCACATGGTAGTGACCCTTCTTCAACACAATGTCTCCCCGTATCTCTTCTCTGCACTGAACTTTCCCATTCAGATTACGTGCAGGAGCTGCAAGCCCTCTATATTATTGCTGAAGAAATTTCCACAGGTTTGTTCCTAACCTGCCTATTTCCCCATCTCATTTCTGTCTTACATTAACCCCATTCCGCCCGAACCCAAAAAGAGAGCCATTTCTTCCCTTCAGGTTGCTCAGTTCATGCCCTCCAGCCAGTGACTGGATACCTTTCTCACATTACCAGTGTAATTCACTGGCTCAAACAGTATTAAGCTACTCCATAAATCCAGCCCCAAAATATTTGATGTGAGAAGGGATTTATCTGAGAGTGTTTAAAACCTGATCAATGTCTTCGTTAAAATTCCATACATAGGGTATAATGCTCATTAGATATTTTCATGTCAATTAAGATAGCTCAAATTTATTTTGTATCATCCCAAATGAACCCAAGGCTCTCTGAGTGCATCACACACCTAAATCTGCATGACTGACAGGGCAGTAGCAGCCCCATAGCACCTTCATTTTTGTTATGCCAGATctgggaaaaaagagaagatgaTTAACTCGGTGACAAAATATTCTCATTTCCCTTGTAAGATTCTCAGGAGAGAACTGCACTCAGAGGGTAGGAGCAAGGGAGGGAAGGCAGAATGGTTACAGAGCTGAATACAATGGCCTCAGTCCAATGCCACGTTTAAGTTTGGATGCCTTTGGTTTGCTTTCTTGTCTGTAAACTTAGAGCACAAGGAAATAGATGACTGTCAGAAAGTGACCTTATATAATGCAGTTTGTTGAAATTTCAGCCTATCCATCAACCTAAGGTTTGTTTCAATTAATAAGACCCATGGCACAGGATTGCTGCTTTTATCAGTTAACAATCACTGTGCAAAAAAGCAGCACAGAATTCAGGGGCTCAAAGTAAATAAGCGTTTCTTATGGCTCAAGTATCTGTGATCAGCTGGTGGCTGGGGCCTGGCTGGTCTAGGATGCCCCATTTCACGTATCTGGCAGTTGACTGGCTATTGGCTGAGTTGATGGAATAGACTGGTCATGTTCCTCTTGTCATTCAGCAGCCCAACCTGGTATGACATGATGAATGACCCCACCCCCCGAGCCCCaaccaaagatgtccatgtcctaatgcCCAGAACCTATGACTATGTTACCTTTCATGGTAAAAGGAACTCTACATATGTGCTtgagttaaggaccttgagatggagagattatcctggattacttGGGTGGCCCCAGTAAAGTCACAGGGGTCCtttgaagagggaggcaggaagatcAGAGTCATGAGAGAAGATATaaggatggaagcagaggtcagaaagaaaagaagatgcaACATTGCTCTCTTTGAGATGGAGGAgagtccacaagccaaggaatatcggtggcctttagaagctggaaaaggcaagcaaATGGATTTTCCCCTAGAACCTCCAGCCCTCTGCAGCCCTCTGGACCagttttagacttctgacctctagaactgtgagagaataaatatgtgtttctataagccactaagtctgtggaaatttgctacagcagcaatagaagcTAATACACCTGGACTTGTCAACAAGTTAGTAGTAGGGTTCCAAGAGAGGCAGGAGGGAATCATAGACTCAGGATAGGCATACTATTACTTCTGCCACATTCCATTGGCCGATGATGTCACAAGGCCATCCCAAATTCAAGGACTGGAGAAATAAACCCCACCATGTGATTCTATTTCTCTCACTTCTTGATGGGAGAAGCTGTAATGTCACTTTGCAAGGAGGTGtagaaactgagcaggaccctgcggGGCCTCCCCAGGGACAGACCCCGTGTCCCccacctcttgtttgtagaaaagctttagcctcgTAGGCCTCCCCCTAagtccaaagagcaaatttaatgagaaaagtgagaaaatgcagaaacaaaggaaaagggtcAAGTAAGACAAAATAATAAGAGTTTAGCCATAAcacaaagtcaaggacttttagtgCCTCCTCAAGGCTGTAGATAATAACCTGAACCATATCCTTGAGGTGTTTTGCAGACATTAAaaccccccaccaggtggaagaagttaactgcatgtgACAataagcatgtagaccccagaggGGTTGGAACCAGAGGTTGATGATGTTAATTCCCGAAACATCACACTATTACCTCACCACCCACAATCAGAAGGATGTACCAAGCTGATCAGGCACCTgcaaccctctccctcaccttgcctttaacaACCCTTCCCCGAAAGCCACTGCGCAGTTcaggtctcttttttttaaaccgtgtttttttaattgaagtatagttaatttacagtgttgtgttagcttcaggtgtacagcaaagtgactcagttatgcataaacatttgtatatatattctttttcagattcttttccattataggttattacaagacactgaatatagttccctgtgctgtagagtaggtccttgttgtttacctattttatacgtagCAGTTAATCCCAAAGTCTTAATTTAGCTCCCCCGCACCTCCCCATCTCGttatcccctctggtaaccataagtttgttttctatgtctgtgaatctacttctgttttgtaaataaactcATTTATATTGAGTTCGGGTCTTCTGAACACAAACTgcccgttctccttgcttggccacACTGGGCACCACCTTGCAATAAACTCTGCACTTCCGTTCACCACAATCCAGTGTCAGTGGATTGGCGGTGGGCGGGCCCAAGTTTGGTTTAGTAATAGTGTAGCGACTGAGAAGGGTAAAAAATTACGGCCATTTTTTGCAATCAATCTATCATCGTGCCCTTTACAAAGTGACAGAGGACATTTAAACGCAACATCTGAccctgtttctctttcatttccaggGACACAGGGAGCATGGGTGTCTGGACCTCAGGCACCAATATCTTCCTCAGTCTTTGGAGGACGTATGTGTCTCCAAGGAGCCTTGGATGGATGGATTTCACCCAACATTTGGGCACTTGCTGTTTTGTTGCTTTCATTTCCGTGGGCCTCCTCTCTGGGGCCTTCTCCTGGCTTCTGCCCTCATTCGTAGTCTTCACCACCTCCTGGATGGTCACGTGTGCTCTGCTGTGCTGCTCCAAGCACGCACGGTGTTtcattcttctcttcttcctctcgtGTGGCCTGCGTGAAGGCAGGAACGCTTTGATCACCGCTGGCACAGGGATAGTAATCTTTGGACACgtggaaaatatttttcacaacTTTAAAGGTCTCCTGGACAGTATGACTTGCAACCTAAGGGCAAAGAGCTTTTCCATCCATTTTCcacttttgaaaaaatatattgaagcaATTCAGTGGATATACGGCCTTGCCACTCACCTAAGTCTATTTGATGACCTTGTTTCTTGGAACCAAACCCTGGAGGTCTCTCTTTTTAGTCCCAGCCAAGCCCTGGAGGCACAGCTCAATGACACTACAGACAGAGCCCTGCGTGTCTTGTACCAGGTAGTGACAGCGACAGAGGTGTTGTCTTCCCTGGGGCGGCAGCTATTTGCCCTCACAGGGCTTCTGCTGGTGCTACTTGGCACTGGCCTCTTCATGAGGCGATTTTTGGGCTCCTGTGGTTGGAAGTTTGAGAACATCTACATCACCAGACAATTTGTTCAGTTTGACGAGAGGGAGAGGCATGCACAGAGGCCCTGTGTCCTCCCGCTGAATaagcaggaaaggaagaagtatgtCATCATCCCATCTTTCTGGCTGACTCCTAAAGACAGGAAAAACCTGGGACTGTTTTTCCTCCCGGTGCTTACCCATCTCTACATCTGGGTGTTGTTTGCAGCCATAGATTATCTGCTATATTGGCTCATTTTCTCCGTCAGCAAACATTTCCAAAGCTTGCCAGGGCTTGAGGTTCACTTGAAGTTGCACAGAGAGGTAGGTGCTCGCAGGCCCGTCTCACTGTGTATCCCAgctgtttgctgtgtgtttgcaAAAGATCGTGAACTTCCCAAGGCAGGGCAGTGTCTTATTCCCCTCTGgatcctcagtgcctggcacggaGCCTGGCATGTAGGAAGAACACCCAAAATGTTGGTTAGATTGAGTTGAAACCCCAATGTTAAGAGTATGAGAACACTCTGAACATTTTTgatcactgtattagtttcctgtggcagcCGTACTGCAACAGAGGAGACCATGGTCTTTGTTCatcccttcttttctcttttccatttttccctGTGGAAATTTATGATTATGTAGACATTTCAGAGGATCTGGATACTGTCAGATACTtgtcttatttgtttttaaacgTAGCGTTCTGCGCTAGGTGGAACGTGCACATGTGTGTCTAGTGTGTGcctctgtgtgcatgtgcacacgtaGTGTGTGTAgttgtatgtgtgtacatgtgcacgtgtgtgtgtgtgtgtgtgtgtgaatgtcatGCGCGCTGGGTGTTGTGCACTAGCCTGGGCTGGTGAACATGCCATCTACTGTTTCCATATGTCTGATTTTCCCTCCTCTTTATCGAGCCACAATAGATTGTGCCTCTGCTGGGGAAATCTCAGAGGGGAAGAGCAGAAGGGGACCTGGAAACCCTCCTTTGAAAGCCCATTTTCCCCTGCTGCATCCACActctccctccccttttctcCTGGCTCCGCAGGTACTGTCTGGCCCCTGCCCCGCCTAATCCTGGGCTGCTTCTCAGAGTTGATTACTCTGAGCCCTCTGCTTCCTCTGAAGTCTTCAGTTAATTACAAGAACCCCCCGTTGCTCTACATATCTGGAGGAGGGTGGATAATGGAAACAGTGTTTCAAATGAAAGCCGAACAAGATTTTCAGCCAGGCTTGATCGGGGCAGCGGCTGGTAAAAgggcttctctcctcctctcccccataGGGCATCCCCCTCCTGTAGTCCCTTTTTTGATCTTCCCCTCTcagttcttcctctccttctttatctttttgcTCCTCTCTCATCTATTTCTCTCTGAGCCAAAACCCATGCCTGTTTTGTGAATTCTCACTGTTTTAGatagacggggggggggggggggggaaagcaaGTCTGCCTTCCAAAAAAGGCCCAGAAGCTTTCCAATGACAATGTCCTGGCAAATACATTTTGGGGTGTTGCTGGGTCCTGGGGATGCAAAGTTGTCTAGACCGTGATGGCTGCCACCGAGGGGCTCACGTCCTGGCGGGGGAGGCCACCACGTACGCTCACAGTGACAGCAGGGTGGTGGGCGCAGAACAGATGCGAGCACGAGTCTGTTGTGGGAGCTCGTCTCAAACTCTCTCCTGCCGAGCCTGGGAGGCTGTGCCACCAGCAGCCGGCTTCCATGTAACTGGCAGTGCCCTGCCCTTATCCCACGATGCCCTTGGAGATTCCTGGTCTTTCCATTGCAGGAGATTTGCAAAGGAGAAGTCaagcaagaaaagaaacattGGCTCAAGGTTTCTCCcacttttatacaattttaaataaagaagaaaagtggGAAATGACGTGAATAGACCTGGCTGGATGGGTGGACACTGTAAGTAAAAATAGCTACAGTCgctacttattgagcacctactatgtgcccagcactgGTCTGCATTAACTTTTCAGGACTGTCTGATACCAGAGTGAATCTTCCATCCATTACTCCATACCATCTTGGCAAATTGTTTACTTGAGAGAggcaaacacattttaaaacattgggGTACCATTTAGTACATTGCTCGGTATTTTGAGAGTTTGTTACCCTCCACCAAGCCCGTACAGAAGTGTTGACAACCTTCCTGAAGCCCTGACTCCCAGCTGCAAAATCCCCGGTTAGATTCCTAGACTAAATAACTTCTTCCCAGACCGGACACCCGCTGCTTTCTTATTGCAGGATTTCTCATCACTGACTCAATCGATGTGTTTGTTTCTTCAACAGTATTGAAAAGAATGCATTCCTCTGCTCTGGGGACTGAATATATCGTAGGTGAACTGTCTTTTTAAtaagagaaaaggagaggcaaCACAAATGCTTTCTACTGCTTAGCCACAGTACTGGGGAAATTGCAGATC from Eschrichtius robustus isolate mEscRob2 chromosome 17, mEscRob2.pri, whole genome shotgun sequence includes:
- the DCSTAMP gene encoding dendritic cell-specific transmembrane protein produces the protein MGVWTSGTNIFLSLWRTYVSPRSLGWMDFTQHLGTCCFVAFISVGLLSGAFSWLLPSFVVFTTSWMVTCALLCCSKHARCFILLFFLSCGLREGRNALITAGTGIVIFGHVENIFHNFKGLLDSMTCNLRAKSFSIHFPLLKKYIEAIQWIYGLATHLSLFDDLVSWNQTLEVSLFSPSQALEAQLNDTTDRALRVLYQVVTATEVLSSLGRQLFALTGLLLVLLGTGLFMRRFLGSCGWKFENIYITRQFVQFDERERHAQRPCVLPLNKQERKKYVIIPSFWLTPKDRKNLGLFFLPVLTHLYIWVLFAAIDYLLYWLIFSVSKHFQSLPGLEVHLKLHREKQEAQDIIHDSSFNISLFEPSCLPKPKLLLSKTWIPLSFILVILVMLGLLSSILMQLKILVSASFYPSVQRERIRYLHAKLLKKRSKQPVGEVKRKLSLYFTKIHFWLPVLKMTGRKQMDIASEESP